One Archocentrus centrarchus isolate MPI-CPG fArcCen1 chromosome 10, fArcCen1, whole genome shotgun sequence genomic region harbors:
- the LOC115786481 gene encoding heterogeneous nuclear ribonucleoprotein A0-like, producing MTDQLCKLFVGGLNVDTDDDGLRKHFEQYGTLTDCVVVVNKQLQRSRCFGFVTYSTPEEADAAMAARPHTVDGNAVEVKRAVAREDANKPEALAKVKKIFVGGLKDDIEEQHLTEYFSQYGQVEKSEVISEKETGKKRGFGFVYFTDHDAADKAVVVKFHTVKGHKVEVKKALTKQEMQAANRTSMAPRGGRGGRGMRGNQNGYGGRDYGGNYNYGNGGGYNCGGYGGYGSGPYGGGYGDQGSGYGGGNGYNEFGSGYGQHPSGYGPMKGPPFGGQRSAAPYTRGGGGGGYPRGGYGGGGGGY from the coding sequence ATGACCGACCAGCTTTGTAAACTTTTTGTCGGCGGACTCAACGTGGACACCGACGACGATGGTCTGCGCAAGCATTTTGAGCAGTACGGTACACTCACCGACTGCGTTGTCGTCGTGAACAAGCAGCTCCAGCGGTCACGCTGCTTCGGCTTTGTGACCTACTCCACGCCGGAGGAGGCCGACGCAGCAATGGCGGCTAGGCCGCACACCGTCGACGGCAACGCGGTCGAAGTGAAGCGAGCTGTGGCGAGAGAAGACGCCAACAAGCCCGAGGCCCTCGCTAAGGTGAAGAAAATCTTCGTTGGAGGTCTGAAAGACGACATCGAAGAGCAGCATCTGACCGAATACTTCTCCCAGTACGGGCAGGTCGAGAAGTCCGAAGTGATCTCCGAGAAGGAGACCGGAAAGAAGAGGGGCTTCGGCTTTGTGTACTTCACTGATCACGACGCGGCCGATAAGGCTGTTGTGGTGAAGTTCCACACGGTCAAAGGACACAAAGTTGAGGTAAAGAAAGCTCTGACCAAGCAGGAGATGCAGGCAGCCAACAGAACCTCTATGGCGCCGAGAGGAGGCAGAGGGGGTAGAGGCATGAGAGGAAATCAAAATGGCTACGGCGGCAGGGATTATGGCGGAAACTACAACTACGGTAATGGCGGAGGTTACAACTGTGGCGGCTACGGAGGGTATGGCAGCGGACCATATGGGGGTGGCTATGGAGATCAGGGAAGCGGCTATGGCGGAGGTAACGGCTACAACGAGTTTGGTAGCGGCTATGGCCAGCATCCGTCAGGCTACGGCCCCATGAAGGGGCCACCCTTCGGCGGCCAGAGGAGCGCTGCTCCCTACACCAGAGGCGGCGGCGGTGGCGGATACCCAAGAGGGGGAtatggcggcggcggcggcggctaTTAA
- the maea gene encoding E3 ubiquitin-protein transferase MAEA, giving the protein MAVQETASQLSMALKVQEYPTLKVPYETLNKRFRAAQKNIDRETSHVTMVVAELEKTLSSFPVVDSVVSLLDGVVEKLSALKRKAAESIQAEDESAKLCKRRIEHLKEHSSDQPASVNLWKKKRMDRMMVEHLLRCGYYNTAVKLARQSGIEDLVNIEMFLTAKEVEESLERQETATCLAWCHDNKSRLRKMKSCLEFSLRIQEFIELIRQNKRMDAVRHARKHFSQAEGGQLDEVRQVMGMLAFPSDTHISPYKDLLDPARWKMLIQQFRYDNYRLHQLGNNSVFTITLQAGLSAIKTPQCYKEDGTSKNPDCPVCSKSLNKLAQPLPMAHCANSRLVCKISGEVMNENNPPMMLPNGYVYGYNSLLSIRQDDKVVCPRTKEVFNFSQAEKVYIM; this is encoded by the exons ATGGCGGTGCAGGAGACAGCATCTCAACTGTCCATGGCTCTCAAAGTCCAAGAATATCCCACCCTGAAG GTGCCATATGAGACTCTGAACAAACGCTTCAGAGCGGCTCAGAAGAACATCGACCGAGAGACGAGTCACGTCACAATGGTGGTTGCAGAGCTGGAGAAGACACTGAGCAGCTTCCCTGTGGTCGACTCTGTGGTGTCCCTGCTGGATGGAGTGGTAGAGAAACTCAGTGCCCTGAAGAGGAAG GCTGCAGAGTCCATTCAAGCAGAAGACGAGAGTGCCAAGCTATGTAAGCGTCGCATCGAGCACTTGAAGGAACACAGCAGCGACCAGCCTGCTTCAGTTAACCTATGGAAGAAGAAACGCATGGACCGCATGATGGTGGAGCATCTTCTGCGCTGTGGCTACTACAACACGGCTGTAAAACTGGCCAGACAGAGCGGCATAGAG GATCTGGTGAACATTGAGATGTTCCTCACAGCCaaggaggtggaggagtctCTGGAGAGGCAGGAGACGGCCACTTGCCTGGCCTGGTGCCATGACAACAAGTCCCGCCTCCGCAAGATGAAG aGTTGTCTTGAGTTCAGTCTGAGAATCCAGGAGTTCATTGAGCTCATCAGGCAAAACAAACGCATGGATGCAGTGCG ACATGCTAGAAAGCACTTCAGCCAAGCAGAAGGAGGACAGTTGGATGAGGTTCGGCAGGTGATGGGCATGCTGGCCTTTCCATCAGATACACACATCTCCCCATACAAG GACCTTTTGGATCCAGCCCGCTGGAAGATGCTGATCCAGCAGTTCCGATATGACAACTACAGACTGCACCAGCTGGGAAACAACTCTGTCTTCACTATCACCCTGCAGGCTGGTCTGTCTGCCATCAAGACACC TCAGTGCTACAAGGAGGATGGCACCTCTAAAAACCCAGACTGCCCAGTGTGCAGTAAATCTCTTAACAAGTTGGCCCAGCCTCTACCCATGGCCCACTGCGCCAATTCCAGACTAGTCTGTAAAATCTCCGGAGAGGTCATGAATGAAAACAACCCTCCCATGATGCTGCCTAATGGATATGTTTACGGCTACAAT TCACTTCTGTCCATCCGCCAAGATGACAAAGTGGTGTGTCCCAGAACCAAAGAAGTCTTCAACTTCTCTCAGGCGGAGAAGGTCTACATCATGTGA